Proteins from one Haliaeetus albicilla chromosome 4, bHalAlb1.1, whole genome shotgun sequence genomic window:
- the SRM gene encoding spermidine synthase — translation MERGAAALIREGWFRETCRLWPGQAMSLQVEELLHHQRSRYQEILVFRSTTYGNVLVLDGVIQCTERDEFSYQEMIANLPLCSHPDPRKVLIIGGGDGGVLREVVKHPTVESVVQCEIDEDVIQVSKKYLPGMAVGYSSAKLTLHVGDGFEFMKQNQEAFDVIITDSSDPMGPAESLFKESYYQLMKTALREDGILCCQGECQWLHLDLIKEMRQFCKSLFPVVEYAYCTIPTYPSGQIGFMLCSKNPNTNFREPVQQLSQQQVEERSLKYYNSDIHRAAFILPEFARKALSDV, via the exons ATGGAGCGAGGCGCGGCGGCGCTGATCCGTGAGGGCTGGTTCCGCGAAACGTGCCGGCTGTGGCCGGGGCAGGCCATGTCGCTGCAGGTGGAGGAGcttctgcaccaccagcgctcCCGCTACCAGGAGATACTCGTCTTCCGCAG CACCACCTACGGCAACGTCCTGGTCCTGGACGGGGTGATCCAGTGCACGGAGCGGGACGAGTTCTCCTACCAGGAAATGATCGCCAACCTGCCCCTCTGCAGCCACCCCGACCCCCGCAAG gtGCTGATCATCGGTGGCGGCGACGGGGGAGTGCTGCGAGAGGTGGTGAAGCACCCAACCGTGGAGTCCGTGGTGCAGTGCGAAATCGATGAG GATGTGATCCAGGTATCTAAGAAATACCTCCCAGGGATGGCAGTGGGATATTCCAGTGCTAAGCTGACCTTGCATGTGGGAGATGGTTTCGAGTTCATGAAACAAAATCAAGAAGCCTTTGATGTGATTATCACGGACTCGTCTGACCCCATGG GTCCTGCAGAAAGCTTATTCAAAGAATCTTACTACCAGCTGATGAAGACAGCCCTGCGAGAAGATGGGATTCTTTGCTGCCAAG GTGAGTGCCAGTGGCTGCACCTGGATCTCATTAAGGAGATGCGTCAGTTCTGCAAGTCTCTGTTCCCTGTTGTGGAATACGCCTATTGCACCATCCCTACATATCCCAGCGGGCAGATTGGCTTCATGCTCTGCAGCAAGAACCCA AACACAAATTTCCGGGAGCCTGTACAGCAGCTCTCACAGCAACAAGTAGAGGAGAGGAGTCTGAAATACTACAACTCTGACATTCATCGGGCAGCTTTCATTCTGCCAGAGTTTGCACGGAAG GCCCTGAGCGATGTGTGA
- the EXOSC10 gene encoding exosome complex component 10 isoform X1 gives MAAAVGGGSGSAVAESPAGQEGPRGAAGRPAETEGGSAAAALPGFDDADAFVKYALGTVVAATKASNGLPQPGDEYDFYRSFPGFRAYCETQGDRLLHCMSKVMQYHGCRSHMKDRSKVTELEDKFDMLVDSNDIILERVGILLDEAAGVNKNQQPVLPAGLQPPQTIISSWNRKAGEYHKRTQSETFRLLHAKNISRPQLKFREKIDNSNTPFVPKLFIKPNALKPLPEALTKSGRERKERPEDLDVPAALADFIHQQRTQQTEQDMFAHPYQYELEHFSPPDGVLKKPEPQMYRPIKETPCHFITTLDELVELNEKLMNCKEFALDLEHHSYRSFLGLTCLMQISTRTEDFIIDTLELRSEMNILNETFTDPAIVKVLHGGDSDVEWLQKDFGLYLVNMFDTHQAARLLNLGRHSLDHLLKLYCNVDADKQYQLADWRIRPLPEEMVQYARDDTHYLLYIYDKVREALWERGNEQPTQLQVVWQRSKDICLKKYIKPLFSDESYLELYRRQKKHLNTQQLAAFRLLFAWRDKMARQEDESTGYVLPNHMLLKIAEELPKEPQGIIACCNPVPPLVRQQINELHLLIQQAREMPLLKSEVALAVKRRVPQSNPERLENTFFGPHDSSRIPMVDFQNSSALEPAPILEHGCLFSDSERTMNIQSVQPKSTCLVATATVSIFSECDEDEGNEKTLTTAQQKAQRIMESFENPFRMYLPSEQNPAYISQSAKFDPSSKIYEISNRWKLMSQTQVQKESKDETKKKAAQQSAARDQAQKVYKEATENIVSVRQQAMQEQANKKRERVMSETGTELPKQEKKRPKASQQPEELEAPKQFTPFDYSKSNFKVFAGSSKSKQSPQFDPAKQAYAGKKFAGANKLQQSGNRSMSYLSGKADRGSRHHWPKR, from the exons ATGGCGGCAGCTGTCGGTGGGGGGAGCGGCAGCGCGGTGGCGGAgagccccgcggggcaggagggaccccgcggggcggcggggcgacCGGCGGAGACGGAGGGGGGtagcgcggcggcggcgctgcctGGCTTCGACGACGCCGATGCCTTCGTCAAG TATGCTCTTGGCACAGTGGTAGCTGCGACAAAGGCATCTAATGGGCTTCCTCAGCCTGGCGATGAGTACGACTTCTACCGAAGCTTCCCTGGCTTCCGGGCGTACTGTGAAACACAGGGTGACCGTCTCCTTCACTG CATGAGCAAGGTGATGCAGTATCATGGCTGCCGTAGCCACATGAAAGATCGCAGCAAAGTGACAGAGCTGGAAGATAAATTTGATATGCTGGTTGACTCCAATGACATCATTCTTGAAAGAGTG GGTATTTTATTGGATGAAGCAGCAGGAGTGAACAAAAACCAGCAGCCAGTCCTCCCTGCTGGGTTACAGCCGCCACAGACAATCATTTCCAGCTGGAACCGCAAG gcaGGAGAATACCACAAAAGAACTCAATCTGAAACCTTCCGACTACTTCATGCCAAGAATATCTCTCGACCACAGCTTAAGTTTCGGGAAAAGATTGACAATTCCAACACTCCCTTCGTACCTAAACTTTTTATCaagccaaatgctttgaaacCTTTGCCTGAAG CCCTCACAAAAAGTGGACGGGAACGAAAGGAGCGCCCTGAAGACTTGGATGTGCCAGCTGCTTTGGCAGACTTCATACACCAGCAGAGGACGCAGCAAACTGAGCAAGACAT GTTTGCTCACCCTTACCAGTATGAACTGGAGCATTTTTCTCCACCAGATGGAGTTCTCAAGAAACCAGAACCCCAG ATGTACAGGCCCATCAAGGAAACACCCTGTCATTTTATCACCACACTGGATGAGCTGGTAGAACTAAATGAAAAGCTTATGAACTGTAAAGAATTTGCCCTGGACTTAGAG CACCATTCCTACAGGAGCTTCCTGGGCTTGACATGTCTGATGCAGATTTCCACCCGAACAGAAGACTTCATTATTGATACACTGGAATTGCGCAGTGAGATGAACATTCTCAATGAGACCTTCACAGACCCTGCAATTGTGAAG gtCCTTCACGGTGGTGATTCAGATGTGGAATGGCTGCAAAAAGACTTTGGTCTGTACTTGGTGAACATGTTTGATACTCACCAAGCTGCTCGTCTCCTCAATCTTGGCAGGCATTCTTTGGACCACTTGCTAAAGCTGTATTGCAATGTAGATGCTGACAAGCAGTACCAGCTGGCTGACTGGAGGATACG ccctttgccagaagaaatggTTCAGTATGCCCGTGATGACACTCACTACTTGCTCTACATCTATGATAAAGTGAGGGAGGCACTGTGGGAGAGGGGGAACGAGCAGCCCACTCAGCTGCAGGTTGTGTGGCAACGCAGCAAGGACATCTGCCTGAAG aAATACATCAAGCCCCTCTTTTCAGATGAATCCTACCTTGAGCTCTACAGGAGGCAGAAAAAACATCTCAACACACAGCAGCTAGCAGCATTTAGGTTGCTGTTTGCATGGAGAGACAAGATGGCACGTCAAGAGGATGAGAGTACAGG ATACGTGCTACCGAATCATATGCTATTGAAGATAGCAGAGGAGCTGCCCAA AGAACCCCAGGGCATCATTGCTTGCTGTAATCCAGTCCCACCACTAGTTCGCCAGCAGATTAATGAATTGCATCTTCTCATTCAGCAGGCCCGGGAGATGCCTCTTCTCAAG TCGGAGGTCGCTTTGGCAGTCAAGAGGAGAGTGCCTCAATCCAACCCTGAG AGGCTGGAGAATACCTTCTTTGGACCCCATGATAGTTCCCGGATTCCTATGGTTGATTTTCAGAACAGCTCTGCCTTGG AGCCTGCACCAATTTTGGAACATGGTTGTCTCTTTTCAGACAGTGAGAGGACAATGAACATTCAGAGTGTTCAGCCAAAGTCAACATGTCTTGTTGCTACTGCCACTGTCAGCATATTCAGT gaatgtgATGAAGATGAAGGAAATGAGAAGACTTTAACCACTGCACAGCAGAAAGCTCAGCGTATAATGGAGTCCTTTGAAAATCCATTTAGAATG TACCTACCTTCAGAACAGAATCCAGCTTACATCTCACAATCTGCAAAGTTTGACCCGTCATCAAAAATTTATGAA atcaGCAATCGATGGAAGTTGATGAGTCAGACACAAGTACAGAAGGAGTCCAAGGATGAAACGAAAAAGAAAGCAGCCCAGCAGTCAG CTGCTCGTGACCAGGCGCAGAAGGTGTATAAAGAGGCAACAGAAAATATTGTGTCTGTTCGTCAGCAAGCTATG CAGGAACAAGCTAATAAGAAGAGGGAGAGAGTCATGAGTGAAACAGGAACAGAGTTGCCAAAACAAGAGAAGAAACGGCCAAAAGCCTCCCAGCAACCAGAGGAGCTGGAAGCACCGAAGCAGTTTACCCCCTTTGATTACAGCAAGTCCAACTTCAAAGTATTTGCGG GAAGCAGCAAATCGAAGCAGTCGCCACAATTTGATCCTGCCAAGCAAGCTTACGCAGGCAAG aaaTTTGCTGGAGCTAACAAACTTCAACAATCTGGAAACCGAAGCATGTCCTACCTGTCGGGGAAAGCTGATAG GGGTTCCAGGCACCACTGGCCAAAGAGATAG
- the EXOSC10 gene encoding exosome complex component 10 isoform X2 — protein MAAAVGGGSGSAVAESPAGQEGPRGAAGRPAETEGGSAAAALPGFDDADAFVKYALGTVVAATKASNGLPQPGDEYDFYRSFPGFRAYCETQGDRLLHCMSKVMQYHGCRSHMKDRSKVTELEDKFDMLVDSNDIILERVGILLDEAAGVNKNQQPVLPAGLQPPQTIISSWNRKAGEYHKRTQSETFRLLHAKNISRPQLKFREKIDNSNTPFVPKLFIKPNALKPLPEALTKSGRERKERPEDLDVPAALADFIHQQRTQQTEQDMFAHPYQYELEHFSPPDGVLKKPEPQMYRPIKETPCHFITTLDELVELNEKLMNCKEFALDLEHHSYRSFLGLTCLMQISTRTEDFIIDTLELRSEMNILNETFTDPAIVKVLHGGDSDVEWLQKDFGLYLVNMFDTHQAARLLNLGRHSLDHLLKLYCNVDADKQYQLADWRIRPLPEEMVQYARDDTHYLLYIYDKVREALWERGNEQPTQLQVVWQRSKDICLKKYIKPLFSDESYLELYRRQKKHLNTQQLAAFRLLFAWRDKMARQEDESTGYVLPNHMLLKIAEELPKEPQGIIACCNPVPPLVRQQINELHLLIQQAREMPLLKSEVALAVKRRVPQSNPERLENTFFGPHDSSRIPMVDFQNSSALDSERTMNIQSVQPKSTCLVATATVSIFSECDEDEGNEKTLTTAQQKAQRIMESFENPFRMYLPSEQNPAYISQSAKFDPSSKIYEISNRWKLMSQTQVQKESKDETKKKAAQQSAARDQAQKVYKEATENIVSVRQQAMQEQANKKRERVMSETGTELPKQEKKRPKASQQPEELEAPKQFTPFDYSKSNFKVFAGSSKSKQSPQFDPAKQAYAGKKFAGANKLQQSGNRSMSYLSGKADRGSRHHWPKR, from the exons ATGGCGGCAGCTGTCGGTGGGGGGAGCGGCAGCGCGGTGGCGGAgagccccgcggggcaggagggaccccgcggggcggcggggcgacCGGCGGAGACGGAGGGGGGtagcgcggcggcggcgctgcctGGCTTCGACGACGCCGATGCCTTCGTCAAG TATGCTCTTGGCACAGTGGTAGCTGCGACAAAGGCATCTAATGGGCTTCCTCAGCCTGGCGATGAGTACGACTTCTACCGAAGCTTCCCTGGCTTCCGGGCGTACTGTGAAACACAGGGTGACCGTCTCCTTCACTG CATGAGCAAGGTGATGCAGTATCATGGCTGCCGTAGCCACATGAAAGATCGCAGCAAAGTGACAGAGCTGGAAGATAAATTTGATATGCTGGTTGACTCCAATGACATCATTCTTGAAAGAGTG GGTATTTTATTGGATGAAGCAGCAGGAGTGAACAAAAACCAGCAGCCAGTCCTCCCTGCTGGGTTACAGCCGCCACAGACAATCATTTCCAGCTGGAACCGCAAG gcaGGAGAATACCACAAAAGAACTCAATCTGAAACCTTCCGACTACTTCATGCCAAGAATATCTCTCGACCACAGCTTAAGTTTCGGGAAAAGATTGACAATTCCAACACTCCCTTCGTACCTAAACTTTTTATCaagccaaatgctttgaaacCTTTGCCTGAAG CCCTCACAAAAAGTGGACGGGAACGAAAGGAGCGCCCTGAAGACTTGGATGTGCCAGCTGCTTTGGCAGACTTCATACACCAGCAGAGGACGCAGCAAACTGAGCAAGACAT GTTTGCTCACCCTTACCAGTATGAACTGGAGCATTTTTCTCCACCAGATGGAGTTCTCAAGAAACCAGAACCCCAG ATGTACAGGCCCATCAAGGAAACACCCTGTCATTTTATCACCACACTGGATGAGCTGGTAGAACTAAATGAAAAGCTTATGAACTGTAAAGAATTTGCCCTGGACTTAGAG CACCATTCCTACAGGAGCTTCCTGGGCTTGACATGTCTGATGCAGATTTCCACCCGAACAGAAGACTTCATTATTGATACACTGGAATTGCGCAGTGAGATGAACATTCTCAATGAGACCTTCACAGACCCTGCAATTGTGAAG gtCCTTCACGGTGGTGATTCAGATGTGGAATGGCTGCAAAAAGACTTTGGTCTGTACTTGGTGAACATGTTTGATACTCACCAAGCTGCTCGTCTCCTCAATCTTGGCAGGCATTCTTTGGACCACTTGCTAAAGCTGTATTGCAATGTAGATGCTGACAAGCAGTACCAGCTGGCTGACTGGAGGATACG ccctttgccagaagaaatggTTCAGTATGCCCGTGATGACACTCACTACTTGCTCTACATCTATGATAAAGTGAGGGAGGCACTGTGGGAGAGGGGGAACGAGCAGCCCACTCAGCTGCAGGTTGTGTGGCAACGCAGCAAGGACATCTGCCTGAAG aAATACATCAAGCCCCTCTTTTCAGATGAATCCTACCTTGAGCTCTACAGGAGGCAGAAAAAACATCTCAACACACAGCAGCTAGCAGCATTTAGGTTGCTGTTTGCATGGAGAGACAAGATGGCACGTCAAGAGGATGAGAGTACAGG ATACGTGCTACCGAATCATATGCTATTGAAGATAGCAGAGGAGCTGCCCAA AGAACCCCAGGGCATCATTGCTTGCTGTAATCCAGTCCCACCACTAGTTCGCCAGCAGATTAATGAATTGCATCTTCTCATTCAGCAGGCCCGGGAGATGCCTCTTCTCAAG TCGGAGGTCGCTTTGGCAGTCAAGAGGAGAGTGCCTCAATCCAACCCTGAG AGGCTGGAGAATACCTTCTTTGGACCCCATGATAGTTCCCGGATTCCTATGGTTGATTTTCAGAACAGCTCTGCCTTGG ACAGTGAGAGGACAATGAACATTCAGAGTGTTCAGCCAAAGTCAACATGTCTTGTTGCTACTGCCACTGTCAGCATATTCAGT gaatgtgATGAAGATGAAGGAAATGAGAAGACTTTAACCACTGCACAGCAGAAAGCTCAGCGTATAATGGAGTCCTTTGAAAATCCATTTAGAATG TACCTACCTTCAGAACAGAATCCAGCTTACATCTCACAATCTGCAAAGTTTGACCCGTCATCAAAAATTTATGAA atcaGCAATCGATGGAAGTTGATGAGTCAGACACAAGTACAGAAGGAGTCCAAGGATGAAACGAAAAAGAAAGCAGCCCAGCAGTCAG CTGCTCGTGACCAGGCGCAGAAGGTGTATAAAGAGGCAACAGAAAATATTGTGTCTGTTCGTCAGCAAGCTATG CAGGAACAAGCTAATAAGAAGAGGGAGAGAGTCATGAGTGAAACAGGAACAGAGTTGCCAAAACAAGAGAAGAAACGGCCAAAAGCCTCCCAGCAACCAGAGGAGCTGGAAGCACCGAAGCAGTTTACCCCCTTTGATTACAGCAAGTCCAACTTCAAAGTATTTGCGG GAAGCAGCAAATCGAAGCAGTCGCCACAATTTGATCCTGCCAAGCAAGCTTACGCAGGCAAG aaaTTTGCTGGAGCTAACAAACTTCAACAATCTGGAAACCGAAGCATGTCCTACCTGTCGGGGAAAGCTGATAG GGGTTCCAGGCACCACTGGCCAAAGAGATAG